In Argiope bruennichi chromosome X1, qqArgBrue1.1, whole genome shotgun sequence, a single window of DNA contains:
- the LOC129959039 gene encoding deoxycytidylate deaminase-like encodes METPQSSFECDCQEDSISVASASDKFDKCCSLQQNLSSEICKQASVIPNKSYLPWHDYFMSLCYLTAARSKDPNTKVGACIVDKENRVVSLGYNGMPRGIKDDDLPWGKVAAHSYETKYPYVCHAEMNAILNERHAALDDCSIYVSKFPCCECAKLIIQAGIKKVVFSELKPEPWEEQVPTRKMFSLAGVTCRKFIPSLHQLNLNVTDGIGSVSITK; translated from the exons ATGGAAACTCCACAATCATCTTTTGAATGTGACTGTCAGGAAGATTCAATTTCAGTTGCAAGTGCCAGTGATAAATTTGACAAGTGCTGTAGTCTACAACAAAATCTGTCATCTGAAATTTGCAAGCAAGCTTCTGTGATTCCTAATA AATCTTACTTGCCCTGGCATGATTATTTCATGAGTCTGTGTTATTTGACTGCTGCTCGTAGTAAAGATCCCAATACAAAA GTTGGTGCTTGTATAGTTGATAAAGAAAATAGAGTTGTTAGTTTAGGATACAATGGCATGCCAAGAGGTATAAAAGACGATGATTTGCCATGGGGCAAAGTAGCTGCTCATAGTTATGAAACTAAGTATCCTTATG TGTGTCACGCTGAAATGAATGCAATTCTTAATGAAAGGCATGCAGCTCTTGATGACTGTTCAATATATGTATCAAAGTTTCCTTGCTGTGAATGTGCCAAGTTAATAATTCAAGCTGGGATAAAGAAAGTAGTATTTTCTGAGCTGAAACCTGAGCCATGGGAAGAACAAGTTCCtacaagaaaaatgttttctcttgCTGGAGTCACTTGCAG GAAATTCATACCATCACTCCACCAGTTGAATTTGAATGTCACTGACGGTATTGGAAGCGTATCCATTACAAAGTGA